AGATCGTCTCGCTGGTCGTCTGGATCGGCATGGTGCTCACGGTCATGGGCATTCAGGATGACGTGATCACGTGGATGGCCGGCGTGCATTTCAGCGTCGCCAACGCGCACCTGACGCTGCTTTCGCTGATCTCCGGTCTGCTGTGGGTCTGCGTGACGATGGTCGTCGCAATGTGGCTCGGCGCCACGTTCGAAGACCGCCTGATGCGCGCGAAGACGCTCGACGCCAACCTCAAGGTCGTGCTGGCGCGGGTCGGCCGGGCGGCGTTCGTGCTGGCGGCGATCCTGATCAGCCTGTCGCTGGTCGGCATCGACATCACCGTGCTGGGCGTGTTCGGCGGCGCGCTGGGCGTCGGGCTCGGGTTCGGCCTGCAGAAGATCGCCAGCAATTACGTGTCGGGTTTCATCATCCTGATCGACCGGTCGCTGCGCATTGGCGACACCATCAACGTGAGCGGCCTGCAGGGCATGGTCACGCAGATCCGCACGCGCTACACCGTGGTGCGGGGGCTCGACGGCATCGAAACGCTGATCCCGAACGAGAAACTGATCACGGACGTGGTGCAGAACCAGTCGTCTTACCTGACGCGCGGCCATGCGAAAGTGGCCGTGCAGGTCGCTTACACGTCGGACGTCGAGCAGGCCATGGCGCTGCTGGCCCAAGCCGCTCAGGGCGTGCCGCGGGTGCTGCAGGAGCCAGCGCCGACGTCTTATCTGGCGAGTTTCGGCTCGGACGGCATCAACCTCGAACTGGGTTTCTGGATCGAGGACGCGGCTACCGGTACCTCGGGCGTGCGTTCGGC
The nucleotide sequence above comes from Paraburkholderia sp. FT54. Encoded proteins:
- a CDS encoding mechanosensitive ion channel domain-containing protein translates to MQNRLFPHMFSDLARDFGQPVMLWQVGVLLGTLAIAWLLARVLRRTLDLRRQTRYQTLRFGAESLNRAFFPLIGAALVWLARSITGQFMHTALLDLALVPLFGIGLIYIVFFFARRVFSHDGETHPWLFLVEKIVSLVVWIGMVLTVMGIQDDVITWMAGVHFSVANAHLTLLSLISGLLWVCVTMVVAMWLGATFEDRLMRAKTLDANLKVVLARVGRAAFVLAAILISLSLVGIDITVLGVFGGALGVGLGFGLQKIASNYVSGFIILIDRSLRIGDTINVSGLQGMVTQIRTRYTVVRGLDGIETLIPNEKLITDVVQNQSSYLTRGHAKVAVQVAYTSDVEQAMALLAQAAQGVPRVLQEPAPTSYLASFGSDGINLELGFWIEDAATGTSGVRSAVNRNIWRLFSEHDITIPFAQREVRIVGNIGNAMPQPVAMTAAAASQSDSGH